CAAGGACAGAAGAGGCAAGCTGCTGAAGAGGTGAGAGACTAACTAAACATCATCGTGAGAACAGAATCACAACTGCCATGGACTTCAGGACGATGACAGTGCCTTTGTGCATTGTGCGGATACTGGAGGTGATTTTCACCTGTATCTCCTTCAGCCTGGTTGCATCGGTGGGCCACAATACTCACTCCTTCTGGACGTGGTGCATGTTCTCCTGGTGCTTCTGCTTCAGCGTCTCCGTCCTCATACTCTTCCTGGAATTCACCAGTCTCAGCGAAAAGTTGCCTATCTCCTGGAATGACTTCACTACAGCTTTTGCCATGTTGGCTACCCTAATggtgtgtgtcatttttttacTCTGTTGTTATCGGTCTTTGATGTTACAGCAGCATCTTAAATTAATCAGCTTAAACAGAGTCATATTGGAGTTTCAATCAGCCATGTGGGACTTCTGCTTTTTTGTTATAGCCACAGCTGTTATAGCCACAACTTCCCAAAACAGATAATGATAATTACATGTTTGACTGACTTTTAGTAATTGTAAATATGCAGGTTCACTATTTACTGGTGCTAAAGATGAATACAATATGGTTCAAGTCAAATTTACTGCCAGAGAGtatcttaaaaaaatacttactAAATAATCACTTTACAcctatttttgttgtttctctttataCAGGTGCTGGCAGCATCCATCATCTATCCTATCCAGTTCACTTGTCCCAGCTGTGGCAAACAGATTGGTGCCACTGTTACTTCCTTTCTGGCCTTCATCCTGTACGCCGTTGAGGTTGGGATGACCCGCGCCAAATCTGATGAAATTAGTGGATTTCTGTCCACAATCCCAGGCCTCCTCAAG
The genomic region above belongs to Thunnus albacares chromosome 17, fThuAlb1.1, whole genome shotgun sequence and contains:
- the LOC122966485 gene encoding myeloid-associated differentiation marker homolog, with the translated sequence MDFRTMTVPLCIVRILEVIFTCISFSLVASVGHNTHSFWTWCMFSWCFCFSVSVLILFLEFTSLSEKLPISWNDFTTAFAMLATLMVLAASIIYPIQFTCPSCGKQIGATVTSFLAFILYAVEVGMTRAKSDEISGFLSTIPGLLKVLEAFVACIIFICLDHDRYSKYPGLQWCVAVYSTCLIFALLVIIFTIGRLLSLFPGPFNKVLICCNVLAVMMYITAVVIWPLYSFENKPRPTCNVPAACRWWDNLVVISFMTSFNLIAYMVDTFYSFRLVFFTT